The Salvia miltiorrhiza cultivar Shanhuang (shh) unplaced genomic scaffold, IMPLAD_Smil_shh original_scaffold_302, whole genome shotgun sequence genome window below encodes:
- the LOC131003965 gene encoding glucan endo-1,3-beta-glucosidase 3-like, whose translation MPSTLTSMAAISILLISLVSAADAATGAIGVNYGRIANNLPSATRVVRLLKSQGIDRVKVYDSDPAVLKALAGSGIKLTVNLPNELLRSAARRASFAAAWVHDNIAAYHPATAIEAVAVGNEVFVDSHNTTRFLLPAMYNIQKALAKYNLDDVIKISSPIALSALQTSYPSSAGSFRRDLVEPVFKPLLEFLRKTGSPLMINVYPFFAYESNADVIPLDYALFRPNAGVVDAGNGLRYYSLFDAQIDAVFAAMSALKYDDVPIVVSETGWPSKGDSSELGASISNAAAYNGNLVRRVLGGGGTPLRPKANLTVFLFALFNENKKFGPTSERNFGLFYPDERKVYDIPLTAEGIKGFKEAAAPPLTGGERMATASGQTWCVAKADAGRDKLQQGLDYACGEGGADCHPIQPGSTCFDPNTVEAHASYAFNSYYQKKGRAIGTCFFGGAGYIVTQQPKYGKCGLPFGSEN comes from the exons ATGCCTTCAACACTCACATCAATGGCGGCCATCTCCATCCTCCTCATCTCTCTCGTCTCCGCCGCAG ACGCCGCCACGGGCGCAATCGGCGTCAACTACGGCCGCATTGCCAACAACCTCCCCTCCGCGACGCGCGTCGTCCGCCTCCTCAAATCCCAGGGCATCGACCGCGTCAAGGTCTACGACTCCGACCCCGCCGTCCTCAAAGCCCTCGCCGGCTCCGGCATCAAGCTCACCGTCAACCTCCCCAACGAGCTCCTCCGATCCGCCGCCCGCCGCGCCTCCTTCGCCGCCGCCTGGGTGCACGACAACATCGCAGCCTACCACCCCGCCACCGCGATCGAGGCCGTCGCCGTCGGCAACGAGGTCTTCGTCGACTCGCACAACACCACCCGCTTCCTCCTCCCGGCAATGTACAACATCCAAAAAGCCCTAGCGAAGTACAACCTCGATGACGTCATCAAAATCTCCTCCCCAATCGCCCTCTCCGCGCTCCAAACCTCCTACCCTTCCTCCGCCGGTTCATTCCGCCGCGATCTGGTCGAACCGGTCTTCAAACCGCTGCTCGAATTCCTCCGCAAAACCGGATCTCCGCTCATGATAAACGTCTACCCCTTCTTCGCCTACGAGTCCAACGCCGACGTCATCCCCCTCGATTACGCGCTATTCCGCCCAAACGCCGGCGTCGTAGACGCCGGCAACGGCCTCCGCTACTACTCCCTCTTCGACGCGCAGATCGATGCGGTGTTCGCCGCGATGTCCGCGCTCAAATACGACGACGTACCGATCGTCGTGAGCGAGACCGGCTGGCCGTCGAAGGGCGATTCGAGCGAGCTCGGCGCCAGCATCTCCAACGCCGCCGCGTACAACGGAAACCTAGTCCGCCGCGtgctcggcggcggcggaacgCCGCTCCGCCCTAAGGCGAACCTCACCGTCTTCCTCTTCGCGCTGTTCAATGAGAACAAAAAATTCGGGCCGACGTCGGAGAGGAACTTCGGGCTGTTCTACCCCGACGAGAGGAAGGTGTACGATATTCCACTGACGGCGGAGGGGATCAAGGGGTTCAAGGAGGCGGCTGCGCCGCCGCTGACCGGCGGGGAGAGGATGGCGACGGCGAGCGGGCAGACGTGGTGCGTGGCGAAGGCGGATGCGGGGAGGGATAAGCTGCAGCAGGGTCTAGATTACGCGTGTGGGGAGGGAGGCGCGGACTGCCATCCGATTCAGCCGGGGTCCACGTGTTTCGATCCTAACACGGTGGAGGCCCACGCGTCGTATGCGTTCAATAGCTATTACCAGAAGAAGGGCCGTGCGATTGGCACCTGCTTCTTCGGTGGGGCCGGTTACATCGTAACGCAACAACCTA AATACGGCAAATGTGGGCTCCCCTTTGGAAGTGAaaattga